The window AGGCTTCCCCTCAGCACGGTGATCGCGCCCTTGGGATGCAGCGGCGCCTCGAGTGCCGCGATCACGTCCCGGTCGGTGGTCGGGTCGGCGGAGATCTGCTCGCCGATCGGCCTGCCGGTGATGGTGACGGCATCCAGGTGCAGCAGCGCCGCCAGCTCCCGCATCAGTGCGGGAACTCCGCCGGCCCGGTAGAACTGCTCCATGAGGTGACTGCCGCTGGGCCGCAGATTGACCAGCACCGGAGTTCGCCGGCTGATCTCCGCAAACCGCTCCAGCGGCAGATCGACCCCCACCCGGCCGGCCAGCGCCAGCAGATGCACCACGGCGTTGGTCGAGCCGCCCAGGGCCATGAGCACGGTGATCGCGTTGTCGAATGCCTTGGCATTCAGGATTTGCGAGGGTCGCGGGCCGTCGTGGGCCAGCCCGACCGCGCGCCGGCCGGCTGCTTCCGCGCTCACGTAGCGGCGTGCGTCGACGGCGGGGATCGCGCTCGACCCGGGCAGCGACAGGCCCAGCGCCTCGACGATCGCGCTCATCGTGGAGGCGGTGCCCATCTCGTTGCAGTGCCCGGTGGATGGGATCAGGGCGGCCTCCAGGTCGTCATAATCGCGTTCACTGATCCGGCCGGCGCGATAGTCGTCCGTGTAATGCCAGAGATCGGTGCCCACGCCCAGGCTCCGGCCCCTGAATGAGCCCGCCTCCGACGGCCCACCCGTGACCATCAGCGCCGGCAGGTCAACACTGGCGGCTCCCATCAGCTGCGCCGGGATGGTCTTGTCGCAGCCGGCCACCAGGACGATCGCATCGAAGGGGTTGGAGCGGATCGATTCCTCGACGTCCATGGCCATCAGGTTGCGAAAGAGCATCGTCGTCGGCTTCATCAGGTTCTCGCCGAGCGAGATGGTGGGGAACTCCAGCGGCAGCCCCCCGGCGGCCAGGACCCCACGCTTGACGGCCTGGGCGAGCGCCCGGAAGTGCAGGTTGCAGTTGACCACCTCGCTCCAGGAGTTGCAGATGCCCACCACCGGCCGGCCGGCAAGGCCCTCGGTGGAGATCCCCTCGGAACGCAACGAGGCTCGGTGCAGGAGGCCGCTGACGTCATGGGATCCGAACCAGCGCTGGCTTCGCAGCCCCCCGGCCTTGCCGCTCATCACTCCGTCCGACCCAAGTCGCGATGAGGTCTTGGAATCGCTCTGAGCCCGTCGCTCGGCCAGGCCAGCCGGATGGCCTGCTCCTCAGACAGTCCGGTGCGCGCCTTCGCGACCAATTCCCAGAAGGCGAAGTCGGCGTAGTGGACGGCCACCGCCTCCAGGCTGCGCTGGATCATCTCCCCTTCTTTCGCGTGCGCGGCGCAGATGTGCGCGACCGCCTCCGGCAGTCCCACCCGCAACGCGAGGTGGACGCCGTATGCCGGATGGCGGATGGGCGGGTAGCCGGCCGCCTGGGGGCGGTTACGCCACAGGGCGGCGCGCTCCGGGTCGTATTCGAACGCCTTGCCGACGTCGTGGACGAGAGCCCCGGCGACCAGCACGTCGCGGTCGAAGTGGATCGCGGGCAGTGTGGCCTCCATGACATCCGCGATCTGCCATGCCAGCCTGGCCACGGCACGCTGGTGGGTCAGCTGGTTCACCGAAGGATCGATCTCCGGCTCTCCCGGCACCTCCTCGATGCGAGTGAACGAGCTTTCGGCCAGCGCGAGCGCCCAGACCTCGAGCACCTTCCGGCGGAGGGCGGCATCCTGGATGAGCTCCACCTCGGGCATGGCCCTGGCGATGCGATCCACATCGGAGTCCGCCGGCCCGCCAGACTCGCTCACTCTCCGTCCCCTACTAGGCACCCCTTTGCGGTCGAGCGCCCGGCGCCGTTCGCTTTTCCCTCTGGCGCAAGAATTCGCCGATCGCCCTCGAAGGCGCGCCGCTCGCGAAAACCACGCTGGTCGCGCCGATGCTGTAGTCGATGGCGGTCATGAGATCGGTGGTCATCCACTTGGTCATGATGTCCTTCTGCATGCGCAGGGCGACGGGATCGTGGCGCGAGATCTCGAGCGCCAGCCGCTGAGCCGTCTCGCGCAACTCGGCCTGCGGGACGACCCGGGTGCACAGCCCGATGGAGAGCGCCTCTGAGACGCTGACGTGGCGGGCGGTGTAGATGATGTCCCGGGCTCGGCCGTGGCCGACCAGAAGCGGCAGCAACGCCGCCTCGATGGGCACCGGCGCACCCATGTTGAGTTCGGTCAGACCGAAGGCGGCGTTATCGGCCGCCACCCGGATGTCAGCGGTCATGGCCAGCACGCAGCCGCCCCCAAGGGCATAGCCGTTGACCGCCGCGATGCACGGCTTTTGCATGAGCAGCACGGAGCGGTAGGCGTGGCTCTCGAGCTCGGTGAAGTTCTGGCATGCAAGGGCGTCCATGCCCGCCATCTCGTCCACGAACACCCCGGCGCTGAACGCCCGGTCGCCAGACCCCGTCAGGACAACCGCTCGGACCAGATCGTCGCGCTCCAACCGCTGGATCGCGTCGGTGATCTCGGTGAGGGTGCTGATCTTCAGCGTGTTGAGCTTGTCGGGCCGCTCGATGGTCAACCAGGCGACGGGCCCGTCCATCGAAACCGAGATGTCCTCATACGTTCCTGACTTCAACCTACTTGCTCCTCCTGCGGGGCCAGCCACTCCCCCCGCGAAAGCGGGAAATAACACGCGACCCGGTGGTCGGGATCAAGCTCGTCCAGCGGCGGTGGCTCGCCGGCGCAGACCTCGCGCGCCCGCGGGCAGCGGGTGCGGAACCGGCAGCCGCTGGGCGGCGACATCGGAGAGGGCGGATCCCCCGCGAGCAGAACGCGGGCCACGGTCCGGCGGCCCGGCAGGGACGGGACCGCGGAGAGCAACGCCGCGGTGTACGGGTGGCGAGGGTTGAGGCAGACCTCCTCCGCGGGGCCGTACTCGACGATCTTGCCCAGGAACATGATCGCGATGTTGGTGCTGATGTGCCGGACCACGCGCAGGTCGTGACTGATGAAGACGTAGGTGAGCGACAGCTTCTCCTGAAGGTCCAGGAGCAGGTTGATGATCTGAGCCTGGATCGACACGTCCAGAGCGGAAAGCGGCTCGTCGGCGACGATCAGCTCCGGTTTCAGAATGATGGCCCGCGCGATGCTTATCCGCTGGCGCTGGCCGCCGGAGAACTCATGCGGGAAGCGTTCTCCCATCCGTGGATTGAGTCCCACGAGGTCGAGAGCTTCTTTGACCCGGTCGCGGACGTCACCGCCACCGAAACCATGAGCGATCAGCGGCTCGGCGACGATCTCCCGCACCGTGGCCCGCGGATTGAGCGAGGCGTATGGATCCTGAAAGATGGGCTGCATGTTCTTGCGGATGTGGCGTAGCTGCTGTCCGCGCAGGTGCGTGATGTCCTGGCCCTTGAAGCGGATCGTGCCCTCATCCACGTCATACAGCCGCAGGATGCAGCGGGCAAGCGTTGACTTGCCGCATCCCGTCTCACCGACCAATCCCAGTGTCTGCCCCCGAGACGCGGTGAGCGAGACATCGTCGACCGCGTGGACGCGGCGGCCGGGCTTGAAGGGCACCCCGCTCGGGACTTTGAAGTTCAGCCGCAGGCGATCCACCGCCAAAAGCGGCTCGGGCGGAGCAGTCGGTGACATCGATACCACGGTGTGGTCCACTCCCCTATCAGGCATCCTGCTCCACCTCCATCGGCGGCAGCTTACGGTCCTGGGCGACCCAGCAGGCGGATCGCGTACCTGCGACTTCCAAAAGCGGCGGCTCCTCGACCATGCATCGGTCCACGCGATAGCTGCAACGAGGGTTGAATTTGCATCCGGCCGGCAGATCCTCCATGTTGGGAGGCTCGCCTCCGATCGCCTGCAGGCGGGTCCCGGGTTCGGCGTCGGGCCTCGGCACCGCCGCCAGAAGCGCGCGCGTGTATGGGTGCTGAGGCTCCCTGAGGAGCTGCTCGGTGCGCCCGATCTCGACGATGCGCCCGGCGTACACCACGGCGATGCGCTCACACGTCTCGGCGACCACCCCCAGGTCGTGGCTGATGAGGATGATGGCGGTGCCGCGCTCGCGGTGCAGCCGCTTGAGGAGGCTCAGGACCTGTGCCTGAACCGTGACGTCGAGCGCGGTCGTCGGCTCGTCGGCGATGATCAGGTTCGGCCCCGCCGTCAGTGACATGGCGACCATCGCCCGCTGCCGCATCCCGCCGGAGAATTCGTGCGGGTAGCGCGACATCCGGTCGTGGGGCTCAGGGATTCCGACTCCTTTGAGCAGCCCTTCGGCGAGCTCTCGAGACTTGGCCCTGTTCGCCAGGTGGTGCAGGCGAGCCGGCTCGGCGACCTGCGCGCCCACGCGCACGATCGGATTCAAAGAGGTCATCGGGTCCTGGAAGATCATGGCCACGTGCCGGCCTCGAATCGCCGCGAGGTGGCGGCGCGGCATGCCGATCAGCTCACGGCCCTCGAACCTGATCGAGCCCGAGCGGATCCGGACTCCGGAGGGTAGGAGTCCCATGACGCTGAGGGCGGTCAGGCTCTTGCCGGAACCGGACTCGCCCACGATCCCCACCATCTCGGCACGGCCGACGGAGAGGGTGATCCCGCGCACCACCAGGTGAGAGCGCCGGCGCGGGCCGACTTCGACCTGCAGGTCCGAGATCTCCAGCAGCTCTCCGGTCTGTGCCGGCGACTCGCCTTGCGCTTGGGGCCGCGCCTTCATCTTCACCGCCTTCCCCGGAGCCAGGGATCCATGGCGTCGCGGATCGAGTCGCCCGCCAGGTTGAATGCGAAGACCAGGCTGAGGATGGCGAGGGCCGGCGCGGCGGCCACCCACCACTGGTCCATGACCTGGGCGCCGGAGGCCACCATCGAGCCCCATTCGGGATCGGGGGGCTTGGCGCCGAGTCCGAGGAAGCTCAGCATGGCGAAGTTGAGGATCGCGCGGCCGACGTCGATGGCCGCCATCACCAGCAGCGTGGGCAGCGCGTTGGGTAGAACCACCCGCAGCAGGATGCTCGACGGCCGGCGGCCGGCCGCCCGCGATGCGACCACGTACTCCTTGGACTTCAACTCCAGCACCAGGCCCCGGCAGACGCGGGCGTACTGCGGCCACCAGATCGCCGCCAAGGCCATCACGCCGTGGATCAGGCCGGCGCCGAGGGCGGCGGCAACGGCCATCGCCAGGATGATCACCGGGAAAGCCAGCACCATGTCGGTGATCCGCATCAACAGCTCGTCGAGAGCACCACCGGCGAAGCCCGCGATGGCTCCGAGCGCGGTTCCCACCCCGAATCCGACCACGACGACGATCGCCGCCGCGGGCAGGGAGATCCGGCCGCCGTAGATGACCCGGCTGAACATGTCGCGGCCCAGCTGGTCCGTACCGAACAGGTGGGCCAGGCTCGGAGGCTCGATGCGATGGACGATGTCCTGGGCGAGGGGGTCGGCATGGGTGAAGAGCGGCGCCAGCGCGGCGAGGACGAGCCAGGCTGCGACGACCAACACGCTGATCACGACCAGCGGACTGTGTCCCGAGAGCGCGGATTTCAGCTTGGCCCAGCGGGCGGAGCGAACGGTCAGCGGGATGGAGGTGACTGCCATCTCAGCTCATTGCCGCCCGCACACGCGGATCGATGACGCCGTAGACGACGTCGATGATCAGGTTGACCACCAGGTAGGTGAAGGCGACGACGAGAGCCACCCCCATGATGGCGGGGAAGTCCGAGAGGGTCGCCGCCTGGTACGCATAGCGTCCGATACCGGGCCAGCTGAAGATGGTCTCCGTCATGACGGCTCCAGAAAGCAGGTCACCGTAGGCAAGCCCGACCACCGTCACCACCGGAATGACCGCGTTGCCAAAGGCATGACGCCAGATCACGTACCTCTCCGACGCGCCCTTGCTGCGCGCGGTGCGCAGGAAGTCCTGGTGCAGGATCGCGAGCATGCTCGTCCGCGTGATCCGAGTCAGGAGACCGATGCTCCAGCTGGCGAGCACCAGCGACGGCAGGGCCAGGTGCCGCAAGGCGTCGAAGAAGGTGTCGAACTGCCCGGCCCAGAGGCTGTCGACGGTGTAGAGGCCGGTGACGGCCGGCGGGGGCGTGTCGGTCGCGTCCAAGCGCCCGAGGCCGGGGGCGATGCCGAGCCGCAGATAGAAGACGTCCAGCGCGACCAGGGCCAGCCAGAAGATCGGCATGGACACGCCAAGCAAGGTGAAGGCGCGAATGAGAGCGTCCACCACGCTGCCTCTACGCGTCGCCGCCAAGATGCCCAGCGGAACCGACACCAGCGCGCTGAGCAGCACGGCCAGGGTCGCCAGCTCGACGGTGGCGGGCAGGTACTCCTTGATGTCCTGCGCCACCGGCCGGTGGCTGTTGATGGAGATCCCGAAATCGCCGTGGAGCAGATTGGTGACGTAGGTCACGTATTGGAAGGGCAGCGGCCGGTCCAGGCCCCACCTCTCGCGGTAGGCCTGCACGATCGCCGGATGCTCGGAGGCCTGCTCGCCGATCACGGCCAGCACCGGATCCGTCGGCAGCGAGTGGCTGACGATGAAGATGATCACGGTGACCCCGAAGAGGATCGGGATCATCAGCCCGAGGCGCCGGA of the bacterium genome contains:
- a CDS encoding dihydroxy-acid dehydratase yields the protein MSGKAGGLRSQRWFGSHDVSGLLHRASLRSEGISTEGLAGRPVVGICNSWSEVVNCNLHFRALAQAVKRGVLAAGGLPLEFPTISLGENLMKPTTMLFRNLMAMDVEESIRSNPFDAIVLVAGCDKTIPAQLMGAASVDLPALMVTGGPSEAGSFRGRSLGVGTDLWHYTDDYRAGRISERDYDDLEAALIPSTGHCNEMGTASTMSAIVEALGLSLPGSSAIPAVDARRYVSAEAAGRRAVGLAHDGPRPSQILNAKAFDNAITVLMALGGSTNAVVHLLALAGRVGVDLPLERFAEISRRTPVLVNLRPSGSHLMEQFYRAGGVPALMRELAALLHLDAVTITGRPIGEQISADPTTDRDVIAALEAPLHPKGAITVLRGSLAPAGAVIKVSAASPHLLRHRGTAVVFEDIHDLAARIDAPELPVDATSVLVLKNAGPRGGPGMPEWGQIPIPRKLLQQGISDLVRISDARMSGTAFGTVVLHVAPESAAGGPLAFVRDGDPILIDVEAGRIDLDVPSSELERRRRAWTPPKPKYSRGYGRLYLEHVLQSDQGCDFDFLRKVPGQPAESEPHGILSGWIGGW
- a CDS encoding HD domain-containing protein, which produces MPEVELIQDAALRRKVLEVWALALAESSFTRIEEVPGEPEIDPSVNQLTHQRAVARLAWQIADVMEATLPAIHFDRDVLVAGALVHDVGKAFEYDPERAALWRNRPQAAGYPPIRHPAYGVHLALRVGLPEAVAHICAAHAKEGEMIQRSLEAVAVHYADFAFWELVAKARTGLSEEQAIRLAWPSDGLRAIPRPHRDLGRTE
- a CDS encoding ABC transporter ATP-binding protein, with the protein product MSPTAPPEPLLAVDRLRLNFKVPSGVPFKPGRRVHAVDDVSLTASRGQTLGLVGETGCGKSTLARCILRLYDVDEGTIRFKGQDITHLRGQQLRHIRKNMQPIFQDPYASLNPRATVREIVAEPLIAHGFGGGDVRDRVKEALDLVGLNPRMGERFPHEFSGGQRQRISIARAIILKPELIVADEPLSALDVSIQAQIINLLLDLQEKLSLTYVFISHDLRVVRHISTNIAIMFLGKIVEYGPAEEVCLNPRHPYTAALLSAVPSLPGRRTVARVLLAGDPPSPMSPPSGCRFRTRCPRAREVCAGEPPPLDELDPDHRVACYFPLSRGEWLAPQEEQVG
- a CDS encoding ABC transporter ATP-binding protein, coding for MKARPQAQGESPAQTGELLEISDLQVEVGPRRRSHLVVRGITLSVGRAEMVGIVGESGSGKSLTALSVMGLLPSGVRIRSGSIRFEGRELIGMPRRHLAAIRGRHVAMIFQDPMTSLNPIVRVGAQVAEPARLHHLANRAKSRELAEGLLKGVGIPEPHDRMSRYPHEFSGGMRQRAMVAMSLTAGPNLIIADEPTTALDVTVQAQVLSLLKRLHRERGTAIILISHDLGVVAETCERIAVVYAGRIVEIGRTEQLLREPQHPYTRALLAAVPRPDAEPGTRLQAIGGEPPNMEDLPAGCKFNPRCSYRVDRCMVEEPPLLEVAGTRSACWVAQDRKLPPMEVEQDA
- a CDS encoding ABC transporter permease produces the protein MAVTSIPLTVRSARWAKLKSALSGHSPLVVISVLVVAAWLVLAALAPLFTHADPLAQDIVHRIEPPSLAHLFGTDQLGRDMFSRVIYGGRISLPAAAIVVVVGFGVGTALGAIAGFAGGALDELLMRITDMVLAFPVIILAMAVAAALGAGLIHGVMALAAIWWPQYARVCRGLVLELKSKEYVVASRAAGRRPSSILLRVVLPNALPTLLVMAAIDVGRAILNFAMLSFLGLGAKPPDPEWGSMVASGAQVMDQWWVAAAPALAILSLVFAFNLAGDSIRDAMDPWLRGRR
- a CDS encoding ABC transporter permease, with amino-acid sequence MIPILFGVTVIIFIVSHSLPTDPVLAVIGEQASEHPAIVQAYRERWGLDRPLPFQYVTYVTNLLHGDFGISINSHRPVAQDIKEYLPATVELATLAVLLSALVSVPLGILAATRRGSVVDALIRAFTLLGVSMPIFWLALVALDVFYLRLGIAPGLGRLDATDTPPPAVTGLYTVDSLWAGQFDTFFDALRHLALPSLVLASWSIGLLTRITRTSMLAILHQDFLRTARSKGASERYVIWRHAFGNAVIPVVTVVGLAYGDLLSGAVMTETIFSWPGIGRYAYQAATLSDFPAIMGVALVVAFTYLVVNLIIDVVYGVIDPRVRAAMS